The following nucleotide sequence is from Anopheles stephensi strain Indian chromosome 3, UCI_ANSTEP_V1.0, whole genome shotgun sequence.
TGCACGTTTTTGTCGGCTGTGCCCTGTGACCATCCAAGAAAGGAAATATTAGACTCAACGCACCAAACTTCACGCCGAAAACTGTGTGCCTTACCTGTGTATTGGCCAGCTCGTCCAGCTCATTCTGCAGACCCTTGCGCTTCGTCTCCAGCTCGTCAATCTTCTCGAACGCTTCATCCAGCTCGCGGGACAGCGAAAGTACCTTTGTTTCCTTCTCGCGCGCCTCGCGCTCGGCCGCGTCGCGCTCCTGCGCCACCTGCTCCCCGATTGCCTTCTCCTCGGCCAACACTTTGTCGaagttcttctgcttcttctccaGCTCCAGCACCTTGGTGCGCTGCGTTTCCAGCTCGATCGTCGCGTCCTCCAGCTCGGACTGGATCTTCTTCTTGCTCTTGTCCAAACGATCGTTAGCCGCCTGCAGCTCCTGGATCTGGCGCTGCAGCGTTTCGATGTCCTTGTTCATCTTTTTCTTCGACTCTTCCAGCTCCTTGGCAATGTCCGAATCCTCCTCCGAGCGTTTCTTCAGCTCCTGAATGGTAAAGTTCAGCTCGGCCAGCTTCTTTTCGTAGTTGGTCTTTGCTTCCTCGTCCTCTTCCAGCTGCTCCTGGAGCGCCTCCTTCTCGGACTCGATCTGGCGCAGCTTGGAGCTCAGGGCAAGCTTCTGGCGCGTTTCCTCCTCGAGCAGCTGCTGAGCTTCGGTAAGCTGGCTCTCCAGATTGCCGGCGCTCTTGATCGCAGCCGATGCTTTCAGCTCTGCTTCGTCGAGCTGCTGCGTGATGTTTTCCGTTTCCTGCTGTAGCTTCGTCACCTTATCCTGCAGCTCAACGCGAACACGATCGACTTCGGCCAGCTTGACCTGATTGTGAAGCAAGGTGGAGCATAATAAGGCAAAATTAGGCTTTGTTCATCTAAGTTACAATAAGTTAGCAACAACAAGAAGTGACTCCAgtttagcaaaacaaaaaaacacaactacTCAGCTCTTACTTCGAAATACTCAACGTAATCCTAGTAAGTTTTACACAATTAAAAAGGTGAACGGAAGAGGCATgcacgagagaaaaaagaagataaacgACAGCTGCAAATCAAACTGACAAACTGATCCATAAGTACACCAGTGGACCGTTTTGCGTTCGAACGTTTCCCTTACCTGCAGCTCGGCGATCTGCGTTTCCGCCTGCTTGCGCCGACGATCGTTCTCCTGGCGCGATTGATTTACGTTGCGCAGCTCGGTGGCAAGGTCCGCATTTTCCGCTTCGAGCTGTTGTTTGCTCTTCTCCAAACCACCCTTCATCTTCTTCAGGTTCTCCAGCTGCTCGTTGATGGAGGAAATCTCCTGCGCGTGTTTGTGACGCATGTCCATCAGGGTCGATTCGTGGTTGGCAGACTCATCCTCGAGCGTCTTCTTCAAGGTGGCCACCTCCTGCTCCCGTTTCGAGCGCAGCTCCTGTTGTGCTGTAAGGTGGAAAAAATGCATCCCATTCAATGTTCAAACTCTCAATGAAACCTGGCTGCGCGCGTGCCGACCGACTCTTACCTGCTGTAGTGTCCAGAGAATCCAACAGTTCGTTCTTGAGCGCCTCGAGCTCTTCGTTCAGATCGCGCTTTTGCTTTTCCGCCTTGGAACGGGCCAGCTTCTCCGCTTCCAGATCCTCCTGAATTTCGGCCAGCTGTGATTCGAGCTCGCGCTGCGTTTTCTGCGCCGCAGCCTTCGCCGCCGACTCTTCGTCGATGCGCACAAGAGTTTGGGCCAGTTCTTCCTCGCGCTtgaccagctgctgctgcatctccTCGATCTGCATGCGTCGCTCGTTGATCTGCTCCTTGAGGTCGGCCACCTCCGTTTCGATCTTTCGCTTCGAGCGGTCCGCTTCCTGGCGCTGCTGGTGATCCTTCAGCAGGCGCTCCTCGAGCTCCGCGATCGTCGACTCATGCTTTACCTTCAGCTTGGCAAGATGCTTCgccttctcctcctcctcggcGAGCGTTTGCGACAGGTCGTTGGCACGTTCCTCGAGCAGCTTCTTTTCCTTCACCAGCTTGTGGTTCTGGTCTTCGATCAGCGCTACGTCTTCCTCCATCTTCTTCAGCTTTGCGTCGAGCTGCACCTTCTCGAGCTGGAGCTTCTGGCGGgcggcttcttcctcttccagCTGCTCCTCCAGGTCCTGGATGTTGATTTGCAGCTTCTTTTTCTCGCTCGTCAGCGCGTTCACGcgttcttcctcctcttcgaTGCGCGACTCGAGGTCCTGCATCAGCTCCTCGAGCTCCTGCTTGCGCGCGACCAGCCGGGCCCGTCCTTCTTCCGCTTCGGCACAAAGCTCAATCTCCGCCTGCAGCTGTTCGGCCAGATGCGTCTTCTCCTCCACCGCCTGTTGGTACTTCTTCTCGTACTCCTGCGAGTTCTTGGACAGGTTCTCCAGTTTGTCGCGGATCTGACGCAGCTCGTCTTCCTTCTGCACAAGCTTCTCCTCCTGCTTGGTAACCTCCAGCAGCGGTTTCACCTTCGTGTACAGACGCCACCACTGCCAGTTGCGCAGCTTCAGGTAAGCGGCACAGTTGCGCTGAATGATGCGAATTGCGTTCAGCTGCTGCAGTCGCTTCTGGTAGTTGCGGCGGGCCAGGAAACCACGGCAGAACGCCTGGAAGTTGACGATCAGGTCCGTAATCTTGTAGTCACGCTCCTCTTCCAGGTGGGCCAACACACCCGCACGGAAGAAGATCTTCGACTGGCCGATACGATACAGGTTGCTGTCGAGTTCGAGCGATTTGATCATCTGCTCGCAAGCACGCTTGCCATCCATGAAGCCCTTCGGAATGACGTTCGGTGTGAGCAGCTCGTACCGCTGGCGGAACTCTTGGAACGGGATACGATTGGGGAAGCCCTGCCGGCAGATACGGATACCCTCGAGCACACCGTTGCAGCGCAGCTGGTCCAACACAAGCGGAGCGTCGATCTTGCCCGCCCGCTTCTCGTGGTTGGGAATAATGCAGCGCACAAAGTTCGGGTTCGTGTTGCGCAGCGTGTCCATCAGCTTTGCCAGCTGTTCCTTGTACAGATGCGACACGGTACGGAACATACCCTTGCGAGTTCGGGCGCCGAACTGCGTGTCGGTGAGGGCCTGCTGTGCCATGCCGACAATTTCGGCGTCCTTCCAAATCTGCACCACGAACGGATCCTGCGACGCTTGCAGCAACGAAACCACGTTCTCGTTCAGCGGGTCCATGTTCTTCATCAACCATTTCGTTGCCGAATAGTCCACCTTGCCGGCGTAATGGACCACCGCAAAGTCCGCCACACCACGGAAGTCCGTCTTCATGAACTTCGGATGCATGGAATGGGCGGCAGCCAGCTTCTCCACAAACGATTTGTCCGTGGCTTTCGGGAACCAGCACTCCTCGTCTAGCAGCGCCATAATACCGCCCGGCTTGTCGATCAGATCAATCGTCGGCTGCAGATCCAACCCGAAATCGATAAACTTCCACTCGATGCCTTCGCGCTGATACTCCTCCTGCTCGAGGATGAACATGGTGTGGTTGAACAGCTGCTGCAGCTTCTCGTTCGTGTAGTTGATGCACAGCTGCTCGAACGAGTTCAGCTCGAATATTTCAAACCCGGCCATGTCGAGAATGCCGATGAACGAGGCACCCTGGCGCTTGGTACGATCGAGCGATCGGTTTATCCGGTTCACCAGCCACTTGAACATCTTCTCGTAGCATGCCTTCGCGATTGCCTCCACCGCAAACTCCACCTGCTCCCGCGTTTGCGCCTTGGTCACAAAATCGCGTCCCACCTTGATGCGGGGCGTCAGGAATGCCTTCGTCATGTCCGTCACGCTCAGCCCGAGCAGGTGGGCAATTTTCTGCGCCACCGTATTGTCCGGCAGCGTGGCCTGGTCCGAGTTACGCTCCTGCTTGAACGTCATCGACCCAAACAGAAGCACCGCGCTCACGATGCGGAAGATCGAGTTAAAGTCCTCCGACGTCATGCCCATGATGTTCATGCTCTTGACCGTGGCCTGGAATTCGGCGTAATCGTCGACGCCCGGTACCGGCAGCCCACCGTTGGACAGGAACGGATACGTCTTGACGTCATCGAGGATAAAGCGTTCGCGCTGTTCGGGCGATGCGCCGGCCAGCAGCTGGTAGAAGATGTGGAATGTACGCTCATCCTTCGCCTGGCGAATGGCACGTGACTTCTCCAGCAGATACGTCTCAATGTTCGCGCCCGAGATGTAACCGGAAGCGTCAAAGTTTATCCGAATGAATTTGCCCTGCAGAAGGAAAGGCAACAAAAACCGGCCGTTACTGATTGAATCGAGGCGTCGTCAGTCAGAAAAGAAAATACTTACGAAACGAGACGAATTGTCGTTTTTCACCGTCTTTGCATTACCGAACGCTTCCAGAATGGGATTTGCCTGAAGCAGTTGCTGCTCCAATTCACCCTATTTATTCAAATTCAGTAccggaagaaaaaagggaagataAGTGAACATTTATTAGCACGCGGTCCAACTAAGTATTACCTCTATTTACATTTAAACAACGATTGTGTATACATATCAATGCATTCAGTTCCCCATTCAACATACATTATCATTCCTTAGGCAACAACACCAAATATTGATTAAGATGTAAGATATTGTATGGAAGAAGGTGTATTAGGGTCGCAATATGAATGGGTGGAACAAATCTTACATACAACTCGAACTCGAAAAAGATAAGGAGAAAGGTTTGTAACTAAAACACCATCGATGGACACTTCTCAGCTGGTACGACGGCCGATCGTTGAAGAATACTGTATGCACAGTGTCTCTGCTGCTATCTTAATCCATACCAAAACTACTTGCAATCTAACGATCTACACCTTTTAAAAAACCTACCGACTCACCACACCATGCGTCATCATCTATTGGCTAGCTAAACCACCAAACCCATCTCCACATCCGACCCTTCTGTCTGTCCACCATTCCTAACGCATTCCTGCCCTAATCAAACCAGATACGTTAATTGATGATTTGCTGAACGACGAGCGGCAACGCTAAGGAGATAATTGCGACATTCCGACACCAACAAGGAGGAGAAGCAGTAAGTAGGCGACAAAACGCTTAgagaaaaattataaattgcaaATGAAATGCTCTTCTAGGCTTTATGAATCAATCGATGAAAACGTAATGGAGTTATTAGTTCTCGGCGACAACAGAGGTTAACGTTTTTATCCATCGTGCCTTCGGAATCGAAAGGAGACATTACGAAATATAcaatcgaaaggaaaaaaacgctaCAATCGAAAACGAAAATTAGCAATGAATCAAAGTGCATGTATGTGTAGCAAAACAATGAAAAGTTTTCGATAAAACAACCACTAAAGCTAAATGAGCaaccaaaagaagaagaaggtgcacacaggtgaaaaacagtgcgaAATAATAGTGGGTGCAATTGGTGTAGCAGCAAGTCGTTACGAGCGAAACAACATTAAACAACAACCATAGCAACACTAACGAAAACATTTACTAGTATATACTTTACCGATAAACTCGTGTGGTGACCaccctgtgtgttgtttagtagtggtgtgtgtgttttgatttaaGCCCACCGATGTAAGacgacacacaaaacacacgagaACACAGGGCCAATTTTGTTGGATGAGACGAATGTGCGAACGAAGCAGATGATGATTGCGATTTTTGATCAGTTTGACAGTTTTTGGGGACGATTTTATGTTCGAGACACCGAATATTAGAGCACACCGTGTGAGTAATAGCATAAGGCAAACGCGCGCCAGTTAGCCAAATTAGGTCGAAGCATAAGCGCGTTTAACATTTTACGGCGAAACGATCGCAAGGGAAGCAGCATTAGGCATGATAATCGGCAAACGGACGCGGACACACGTGTGATGAATCGCAATTGTCGCAATGATGAAGGCGGCGACGACCAGAGGCGCCATAATATTGATTTACGGATTATTAAGGATCGGTACAGTTTAGCGAAATTTGCACAATTGGGTGACGTTGATAGCAAATGTGGATGTGGGACATGTGAGTTTGTttggaaaagagagaaaaaagagaaaaatcacAATGTATTTTGGAACAATTTTGAACGAGGAGGAGCGTAAGAGATAAATCAAAAACGAAAGCAGTAAAAAGGAGGAAGGAAAGCAACCAATATTGTGGGTAACAGTGAGTTGGAGGGAGTGAAgaagtgaaacaaacaaaaaaaaagaaacacagtaGTAAAAAACATAAATGATAAACAgtaaaaaggatttaaaaattaaaaacccataaaaactggccggtcgatggaaatgaTAAATAATCAAAACCAAAATACTTACGATGATAAGTGCTGGCGTTGGTGTCTGTCGGTGATGTTTCGAAACGCGCCGAAAGAGATATCGCAAAGGGTCACGCATTAGGCAAACGATAGCGGCGGCAGCGATAATCGAGCATAATATGTAGCAACATTGATGCGTATGTTCGGTAAAGGGGTCGGGGATATCGGATTGTGCGGAACACGGGACGAAATGTTTCGGGTACATGAAATGGTAaaaaatgaagagaaaaaaaaacaagaaagagaaaaaattaGCTAAAACCATGAAACGAACATAATCGGTATGAAGGTAGATGAAACACActggaaaattggaaattgGAAATTAGTTTATGCGTTTGAATGTGCCTCTTCATTGGCGCTCTAATCACGAGACGTTTGACTTGAATTAACCCTAACTAAATAGTGAGTGAAATATACCTTCACAGGGCAGGATCGGTGTTCCTAATCCCATCCCATACTTAAACTTGTTCTTGTAAATTTCTAGCTTAATTTGGCTTTAAGGGTAAAGTCAAataaagctagaaatggctggccgaaaCCTTCGAGGTTGGTAAtgccaaggaaggaaggaagagtCCTAACGCTCACATACACCTCCGAGACGGTGGACTCTGTCCTCTCAGAAAAGAGTGCTAATATATGGCAAAGCTTTACGATATACACCTAAGATTGTGTAGCCATACGGTGGGTATGGTGTGGTGGTAGTCTCATCTCGAGGATTCCCTCCGACCGACGaaacacgcactcacacatgACCCGGATTTTACTgacaggaggaggaggtgccTGTCTCTGGTTTTCCTCCAACAGACCAAATAGGGGAGCTACTCAGCAAACGAGAAAACAATAATCACTAGTTGCCACAGAACGAAGGGTCACCGTCTCAGCCGCTCAGAGCAACCACAGTAGTAGCAAGCAGCTCGATCGACTCCGGTCTTGCAACACAGACGCCAAAAACCGCAAAAAGGTCGTTCACTGTTGTCAGTGtaattaataatatttaataaaattcaaCAGCTACCCATTTTTGGCATAACCGTCGTCCTCGATGCAACGCGCGCCAGCATAGCAGCATCGGTCGAGGGAGG
It contains:
- the LOC118512169 gene encoding myosin heavy chain, non-muscle isoform X1, producing the protein MAEDLRDRNDPELKYLSVERNSFNDPATQAEWTQKRLVWVPHESQGFVAASIKGERGDEVEVELAETGKRVLVLKDDIQKMNPPKFDKVEDMAELTCLNEASVLHNIKDRYYSGLIYTYSGLFCVVVNPYKKLPIYTEKIMEKYKGIKRHEVPPHVFAITDTAYRSMLQDREDQSILCTGESGAGKTENTKKVIQYLAYVAASKPKGSVATPTPALIIGGHHTSLSGELEQQLLQANPILEAFGNAKTVKNDNSSRFGKFIRINFDASGYISGANIETYLLEKSRAIRQAKDERTFHIFYQLLAGASPEQRERFILDDVKTYPFLSNGGLPVPGVDDYAEFQATVKSMNIMGMTSEDFNSIFRIVSAVLLFGSMTFKQERNSDQATLPDNTVAQKIAHLLGLSVTDMTKAFLTPRIKVGRDFVTKAQTREQVEFAVEAIAKACYEKMFKWLVNRINRSLDRTKRQGASFIGILDMAGFEIFELNSFEQLCINYTNEKLQQLFNHTMFILEQEEYQREGIEWKFIDFGLDLQPTIDLIDKPGGIMALLDEECWFPKATDKSFVEKLAAAHSMHPKFMKTDFRGVADFAVVHYAGKVDYSATKWLMKNMDPLNENVVSLLQASQDPFVVQIWKDAEIVGMAQQALTDTQFGARTRKGMFRTVSHLYKEQLAKLMDTLRNTNPNFVRCIIPNHEKRAGKIDAPLVLDQLRCNGVLEGIRICRQGFPNRIPFQEFRQRYELLTPNVIPKGFMDGKRACEQMIKSLELDSNLYRIGQSKIFFRAGVLAHLEEERDYKITDLIVNFQAFCRGFLARRNYQKRLQQLNAIRIIQRNCAAYLKLRNWQWWRLYTKVKPLLEVTKQEEKLVQKEDELRQIRDKLENLSKNSQEYEKKYQQAVEEKTHLAEQLQAEIELCAEAEEGRARLVARKQELEELMQDLESRIEEEEERVNALTSEKKKLQINIQDLEEQLEEEEAARQKLQLEKVQLDAKLKKMEEDVALIEDQNHKLVKEKKLLEERANDLSQTLAEEEEKAKHLAKLKVKHESTIAELEERLLKDHQQRQEADRSKRKIETEVADLKEQINERRMQIEEMQQQLVKREEELAQTLVRIDEESAAKAAAQKTQRELESQLAEIQEDLEAEKLARSKAEKQKRDLNEELEALKNELLDSLDTTAAQQELRSKREQEVATLKKTLEDESANHESTLMDMRHKHAQEISSINEQLENLKKMKGGLEKSKQQLEAENADLATELRNVNQSRQENDRRRKQAETQIAELQVKLAEVDRVRVELQDKVTKLQQETENITQQLDEAELKASAAIKSAGNLESQLTEAQQLLEEETRQKLALSSKLRQIESEKEALQEQLEEDEEAKTNYEKKLAELNFTIQELKKRSEEDSDIAKELEESKKKMNKDIETLQRQIQELQAANDRLDKSKKKIQSELEDATIELETQRTKVLELEKKQKNFDKVLAEEKAIGEQVAQERDAAEREAREKETKVLSLSRELDEAFEKIDELETKRKGLQNELDELANTQGTADKNVHELEKAKRALESQLAELKAQNEELEDDLQLTEDAKLRLEVNMQALRAQFERDIQAKEEQSEEKRRGLVKALRDLEAELDEERKQRAAAVAAKKKLEGDIKDMEATLEMNNKVKEDALKQAKKLQAQIKDAIRDAEEAKAAKEELAAISKESERKVKTLEADVMQLSEDLSSSERARRAAEGERDELLEEINSNSSKGSLMIDEKRRLEARIAALEEELEEEQSNLELMVDRNRKAQLTIEQLTTELATEKSNAQNNETLKCGLERLNKELKAKLSEQETALRTKLKAATAASEAKNMNLEKQLENETKERLAVQKANRKLEKRIKELTMNIEDERRHADQFKEQIEKANNRMKTLKRNLDEAEEEIQKEKTLKRKAQRECEDMLESHEALSREVNALKSKLRRGGAMGSLSSSRLTPKRENDSISVQDESLDGEDNSN
- the LOC118512169 gene encoding myosin heavy chain, non-muscle isoform X2, whose protein sequence is MAEDLRDRNDPELKYLSVERNSFNDPATQAEWTQKRLVWVPHESQGFVAASIKGERGDEVEVELAETGKRVLVLKDDIQKMNPPKFDKVEDMAELTCLNEASVLHNIKDRYYSGLIYTYSGLFCVVVNPYKKLPIYTEKIMEKYKGIKRHEVPPHVFAITDTAYRSMLQDREDQSILCTGESGAGKTENTKKVIQYLAYVAASKPKGSVATPTPALIIGELEQQLLQANPILEAFGNAKTVKNDNSSRFGKFIRINFDASGYISGANIETYLLEKSRAIRQAKDERTFHIFYQLLAGASPEQRERFILDDVKTYPFLSNGGLPVPGVDDYAEFQATVKSMNIMGMTSEDFNSIFRIVSAVLLFGSMTFKQERNSDQATLPDNTVAQKIAHLLGLSVTDMTKAFLTPRIKVGRDFVTKAQTREQVEFAVEAIAKACYEKMFKWLVNRINRSLDRTKRQGASFIGILDMAGFEIFELNSFEQLCINYTNEKLQQLFNHTMFILEQEEYQREGIEWKFIDFGLDLQPTIDLIDKPGGIMALLDEECWFPKATDKSFVEKLAAAHSMHPKFMKTDFRGVADFAVVHYAGKVDYSATKWLMKNMDPLNENVVSLLQASQDPFVVQIWKDAEIVGMAQQALTDTQFGARTRKGMFRTVSHLYKEQLAKLMDTLRNTNPNFVRCIIPNHEKRAGKIDAPLVLDQLRCNGVLEGIRICRQGFPNRIPFQEFRQRYELLTPNVIPKGFMDGKRACEQMIKSLELDSNLYRIGQSKIFFRAGVLAHLEEERDYKITDLIVNFQAFCRGFLARRNYQKRLQQLNAIRIIQRNCAAYLKLRNWQWWRLYTKVKPLLEVTKQEEKLVQKEDELRQIRDKLENLSKNSQEYEKKYQQAVEEKTHLAEQLQAEIELCAEAEEGRARLVARKQELEELMQDLESRIEEEEERVNALTSEKKKLQINIQDLEEQLEEEEAARQKLQLEKVQLDAKLKKMEEDVALIEDQNHKLVKEKKLLEERANDLSQTLAEEEEKAKHLAKLKVKHESTIAELEERLLKDHQQRQEADRSKRKIETEVADLKEQINERRMQIEEMQQQLVKREEELAQTLVRIDEESAAKAAAQKTQRELESQLAEIQEDLEAEKLARSKAEKQKRDLNEELEALKNELLDSLDTTAAQQELRSKREQEVATLKKTLEDESANHESTLMDMRHKHAQEISSINEQLENLKKMKGGLEKSKQQLEAENADLATELRNVNQSRQENDRRRKQAETQIAELQVKLAEVDRVRVELQDKVTKLQQETENITQQLDEAELKASAAIKSAGNLESQLTEAQQLLEEETRQKLALSSKLRQIESEKEALQEQLEEDEEAKTNYEKKLAELNFTIQELKKRSEEDSDIAKELEESKKKMNKDIETLQRQIQELQAANDRLDKSKKKIQSELEDATIELETQRTKVLELEKKQKNFDKVLAEEKAIGEQVAQERDAAEREAREKETKVLSLSRELDEAFEKIDELETKRKGLQNELDELANTQGTADKNVHELEKAKRALESQLAELKAQNEELEDDLQLTEDAKLRLEVNMQALRAQFERDIQAKEEQSEEKRRGLVKALRDLEAELDEERKQRAAAVAAKKKLEGDIKDMEATLEMNNKVKEDALKQAKKLQAQIKDAIRDAEEAKAAKEELAAISKESERKVKTLEADVMQLSEDLSSSERARRAAEGERDELLEEINSNSSKGSLMIDEKRRLEARIAALEEELEEEQSNLELMVDRNRKAQLTIEQLTTELATEKSNAQNNETLKCGLERLNKELKAKLSEQETALRTKLKAATAASEAKNMNLEKQLENETKERLAVQKANRKLEKRIKELTMNIEDERRHADQFKEQIEKANNRMKTLKRNLDEAEEEIQKEKTLKRKAQRECEDMLESHEALSREVNALKSKLRRGGAMGSLSSSRLTPKRENDSISVQDESLDGEDNSN